In one Bradyrhizobium sp. 4 genomic region, the following are encoded:
- a CDS encoding GlsB/YeaQ/YmgE family stress response membrane protein yields the protein MYISNEGLLVILFVGLVAGWLAGKVVRGTGFGIIGDIVVGIAGALVASFLFPKLGIHIGTGLISEIIYSAIGAVILLLVVRLVRGGGRF from the coding sequence ATGTACATTTCCAATGAAGGCCTGCTTGTCATCCTGTTCGTCGGCTTGGTGGCGGGTTGGCTGGCCGGCAAGGTGGTGCGCGGAACCGGATTCGGCATTATCGGCGATATCGTGGTCGGCATCGCCGGCGCACTGGTGGCAAGCTTCCTGTTTCCGAAGCTTGGCATTCACATCGGCACCGGACTGATATCGGAGATCATCTATTCCGCGATCGGCGCGGTCATCCTGCTGCTGGTGGTGCGGTTGGTCCGCGGCGGTGGCCGGTTCTAA
- a CDS encoding type I secretion system permease/ATPase, translated as MAAVPGVRRSELGDALRACRTAFVGVGLMSCMINLLYLTGSIFMLEVYDRVLPSRSIPTLVGLIVLASFLYMAQGVLDMIRNRILGRVGTALDEALNKRVFDTIVRLPLLVGSRNEGLQPLRDLDNVRSFLGGMGPSAFFDLPWLPLYLAICFAFHVMIGLTALVGAVILVGLTLVTEFMSRQPAKDAMGLAAQRNDLAQASRRNAEVMVSMGMAGRMNARWSEANEKYLDGNQRASDVAGGLGAVAKVLRMMLQSAVLAVGAYLVIHQEATAGIIIAGSILSARALAPVDLAIAHWKSFVAARQSWHRLTRLLEQMPAQTMPTQLQAPTSRLSVEGIAMVPPGDQRLIVQDVTFALEAGNGLGVIGPSGSGKSSLIRALVGVWQPVRGKVRLDGAALDQWSSDMLGRHIGYLPQDVELFGGTIAQNISRFDPEATSDGIIAAAKEAGVHEMIIKMREGYNTQVGEQGTALSAGQAQRVALARALYGNPFLIVLDEPNSNLDTEGDEALTRAIRAARERGAIVVVVAHRPIGVEAVDQILVLRDGRMQAFGPKEQVLAQVLQPRVTPPAPIKIVSEGGAKA; from the coding sequence ATGGCAGCCGTTCCCGGCGTCCGCCGCTCAGAGCTCGGTGATGCGCTGCGCGCCTGTCGCACGGCGTTTGTCGGCGTCGGCTTGATGAGCTGCATGATCAACCTGCTCTATCTGACCGGGTCGATCTTCATGCTGGAGGTCTACGACCGGGTGCTGCCGAGCCGCAGCATTCCGACCCTGGTCGGCCTGATCGTCCTCGCCAGTTTCCTCTACATGGCGCAGGGCGTGCTGGACATGATCCGTAACCGGATCCTGGGTCGGGTCGGCACCGCGCTGGACGAAGCCCTGAACAAGCGGGTGTTCGACACCATCGTGCGCCTGCCGCTGCTGGTCGGCAGCCGCAACGAGGGGCTTCAGCCGCTGCGCGATCTCGACAATGTCCGCTCCTTCCTCGGGGGCATGGGACCGAGCGCGTTCTTCGACCTGCCCTGGCTGCCGCTCTATCTCGCCATCTGCTTCGCCTTCCACGTCATGATCGGCCTCACCGCGCTGGTCGGCGCCGTCATCCTGGTCGGGTTGACGCTGGTCACCGAGTTCATGTCGCGCCAGCCGGCGAAGGACGCGATGGGCCTTGCCGCCCAGCGCAACGATCTCGCCCAAGCCAGCCGCCGCAATGCCGAAGTCATGGTGTCGATGGGTATGGCCGGCCGGATGAACGCGCGCTGGAGCGAGGCCAACGAAAAATATCTCGACGGCAACCAGCGTGCGAGCGACGTCGCCGGCGGTCTCGGCGCGGTCGCAAAAGTGCTGCGCATGATGCTGCAATCGGCGGTGCTCGCGGTCGGCGCCTATCTCGTCATCCATCAGGAGGCGACCGCCGGCATCATCATCGCCGGCTCGATCCTCTCGGCCCGTGCGCTCGCGCCGGTCGACCTCGCGATCGCGCACTGGAAATCCTTTGTCGCGGCACGCCAGAGCTGGCATCGCCTGACCCGCCTACTGGAGCAGATGCCGGCGCAGACGATGCCGACCCAGCTGCAGGCGCCGACCAGCCGCCTCTCGGTCGAAGGCATCGCCATGGTGCCGCCGGGCGACCAGCGCCTCATCGTGCAGGACGTCACCTTTGCGCTCGAAGCCGGCAACGGCCTCGGCGTAATCGGACCGAGCGGCTCCGGCAAGTCGTCGCTGATCCGCGCGCTGGTCGGCGTCTGGCAACCGGTCCGCGGCAAGGTGCGGCTCGACGGCGCGGCGCTCGACCAATGGTCGTCGGACATGCTTGGCCGCCATATCGGCTATCTGCCGCAGGACGTCGAATTGTTCGGCGGCACCATCGCGCAGAACATCAGCCGCTTCGATCCCGAGGCCACGTCTGACGGCATCATCGCCGCCGCCAAGGAAGCCGGCGTGCACGAGATGATCATCAAGATGCGCGAGGGCTACAACACCCAGGTCGGCGAGCAGGGCACGGCGCTCTCCGCGGGCCAGGCGCAGCGCGTGGCACTGGCGCGCGCGCTCTATGGCAACCCGTTCCTGATCGTGCTCGACGAGCCCAATTCCAATCTCGATACCGAAGGCGACGAAGCGCTGACCCGCGCCATCCGTGCGGCGCGCGAGCGCGGCGCCATCGTCGTCGTGGTGGCACATCGCCCGATCGGCGTGGAAGCGGTCGACCAGATCCTGGTGCTGCGTGACGGCCGCATGCAGGCCTTCGGGCCGAAGGAGCAGGTGCTCGCCCAGGTGCTCCAGCCGCGTGTGACGCCGCCGGCGCCGATCAAGATCGTCAGCGAAGGCGGAGCCAAGGCATGA
- a CDS encoding HlyD family type I secretion periplasmic adaptor subunit: MSTMALGGAKPAAKRTVRQSIRFHLMLGLGIVLVLLVGLGGWGSTVQISGALIAPGQIVVESNVKKVQHPTGGVVGELRARDGDVVKAGDIVVRLDDTVTKANLAIVTKNLDAAQARAARLQAEQRGIDRIDYPQALLDRGNDPDVKALLSAETKLFDVRVNGRAGQKAQLRERIQQLNEEIEGLSAQERAKDREISLVQQELVGVRDLYDKHLVQISRLTTLERDSARLNGERAQYIASRAQAKGKITETELQIIQVDKDMVSEVSKDLRETNDKIGEMIERKVAAEDQLRRVDIRAPQDGMVLQSTVHTVGGVITAGDALMLIVPQADDLQVEAKVNPVDIDKLQIGQKTLLRLSAFNQRTTPELNGIVSRVSPDVTTDQRTGQSYYTIRVSLSAEEVAKLGDSRLIPGMPAEAFVQTGDRTMLSYLMKPLHDQFMRAFREK, translated from the coding sequence ATGAGCACGATGGCGCTCGGCGGGGCGAAGCCCGCCGCGAAGCGGACCGTACGGCAGTCGATCCGGTTTCACCTGATGCTCGGGCTTGGGATCGTGCTGGTGCTCCTGGTCGGGCTCGGCGGCTGGGGATCGACCGTGCAGATCTCGGGCGCGCTGATCGCGCCCGGCCAGATCGTGGTCGAATCCAACGTCAAGAAGGTGCAGCATCCGACCGGCGGCGTGGTCGGCGAGCTGCGCGCTCGCGATGGCGACGTGGTCAAGGCCGGTGACATCGTGGTGCGGCTGGACGACACCGTCACCAAGGCCAACCTCGCCATCGTCACCAAGAATCTCGACGCAGCGCAGGCGCGTGCCGCGCGGCTCCAGGCCGAGCAGCGCGGGATCGACAGGATCGACTACCCGCAAGCGCTGCTCGATCGCGGCAACGATCCCGACGTCAAGGCGCTGCTCTCCGCCGAAACCAAGCTGTTCGACGTTCGCGTCAACGGACGCGCCGGCCAGAAGGCGCAGCTGCGCGAGCGCATCCAGCAGCTCAACGAGGAGATCGAGGGCCTCTCCGCGCAGGAGCGGGCCAAGGACAGGGAAATCTCGCTGGTGCAGCAGGAGCTCGTCGGTGTCCGGGATCTCTATGACAAGCACCTGGTGCAGATCTCCCGCCTGACCACGCTCGAACGCGACAGCGCCCGCCTCAACGGCGAGCGCGCGCAGTACATCGCCTCGCGCGCGCAGGCCAAAGGCAAGATCACCGAGACCGAGCTCCAGATCATCCAGGTCGACAAGGACATGGTCAGCGAGGTCTCCAAGGATCTGCGCGAGACCAACGACAAGATCGGAGAAATGATCGAGCGCAAGGTCGCCGCCGAGGACCAGCTTCGCCGCGTCGACATCCGCGCGCCGCAGGACGGCATGGTGCTGCAATCGACCGTGCATACGGTTGGTGGCGTCATCACCGCCGGCGACGCCCTCATGCTGATCGTGCCGCAGGCCGACGATCTCCAGGTCGAAGCCAAGGTCAATCCGGTCGATATCGACAAGCTCCAGATCGGCCAGAAGACGCTGCTGCGCCTGTCCGCCTTCAACCAGCGCACTACGCCCGAGCTCAACGGCATCGTCAGCCGCGTCTCGCCCGACGTCACCACCGATCAGCGCACCGGCCAGAGCTACTACACCATCCGCGTCTCGCTGTCCGCGGAAGAGGTCGCCAAGCTCGGTGACTCCAGGCTGATCCCCGGCATGCCGGCGGAAGCCTTCGTCCAGACCGGCGACCGCACCATGCTGTCCTATCTGATGAAGCCGCTGCACGACCAGTTCATGCGCGCGTTCCGGGAGAAGTGA